The proteins below come from a single Streptomyces spongiicola genomic window:
- a CDS encoding DUF2017 domain-containing protein: MAGQFEALPGGGAAVALDEVEISILRSLAVQLLELIGPGDEPAEGEDPLAALFAEGPSEPPSDPALARLFPDAYARPGAGRGADGAEGEDEELRALSAEFRRFTENELRARKRDDVLAVVRGLDALTVTGEGGAVLKLTAEDSLRWLGALNDLRLTIGTRLQVTDDDETGDLYRLPDSDPRKPMVMAYLWLGVLQETLVETLTP, translated from the coding sequence ATGGCAGGACAGTTCGAGGCGCTGCCGGGCGGCGGCGCGGCCGTCGCGCTCGACGAGGTCGAGATCTCCATCCTCCGCTCGCTCGCCGTCCAGTTGCTGGAGCTGATCGGCCCCGGTGACGAGCCCGCCGAGGGCGAGGACCCGCTCGCCGCGCTCTTCGCGGAGGGGCCGAGCGAGCCGCCGTCCGACCCCGCGCTCGCACGGCTCTTCCCCGACGCGTACGCCAGGCCCGGGGCCGGGCGCGGTGCGGACGGGGCCGAGGGCGAGGACGAGGAACTCCGGGCGCTCTCCGCCGAGTTCCGCCGGTTCACGGAGAACGAGCTGCGTGCCCGCAAGCGCGACGACGTCCTCGCGGTCGTCCGCGGGCTCGACGCGCTCACCGTGACGGGCGAGGGCGGGGCCGTGCTGAAGCTCACCGCCGAGGACTCGCTGCGCTGGCTCGGCGCGCTCAACGACCTGCGGCTGACCATCGGCACCCGGCTCCAGGTCACCGACGACGACGAGACCGGAGACCTCTACCGGCTGCCGGACTCCGATCCGCGCAAGCCGATGGTCATGGCCTACCTCTGGCTCGGGGTGCTCCAGGAGACCCTGGTCGAGACGCTGACCCCGTAG
- a CDS encoding MerR family transcriptional regulator: MRIGELAERTGTPRRMLRYYEEQGLLVPDRSPNGYREYCERSVDRVLQIRGLLDSGLPTRIIKQVLPCLKLPRAIHVTDAAPETIATLERERDRMTRRIECLVRSRDAISEYVEAVRRNRPRPAAEPPVAPVTSAASAASATDYALPLSA, from the coding sequence ATGCGCATCGGGGAACTGGCCGAACGCACCGGAACACCGCGCCGGATGCTGCGCTACTACGAGGAGCAGGGGCTGCTCGTACCGGACCGCTCTCCCAACGGCTACCGGGAGTACTGCGAGCGGAGCGTGGACCGGGTCCTCCAGATCAGGGGGCTGCTCGACTCCGGGCTGCCGACCCGCATCATCAAGCAGGTCCTGCCCTGCCTGAAGCTGCCCCGGGCGATCCACGTCACGGACGCCGCACCCGAGACGATCGCGACGCTGGAGCGCGAGCGGGACCGGATGACCCGGCGTATCGAGTGCCTGGTCCGCAGCCGGGACGCCATCTCCGAGTACGTGGAGGCCGTGCGCCGGAACCGGCCGCGGCCCGCGGCCGAGCCGCCCGTCGCGCCCGTCACGTCAGCCGCATCAGCCGCATCAGCCACGGACTACGCGCTGCCGCTGTCGGCCTGA
- a CDS encoding amino acid permease has product MTSLQVGKHDGEAGGTSREGYERGLGSRQVQMIAIGGAIGVGLFMGAGANIAKAGPGIILMYALAGVVIFFIMRALGELLLYRPVSGSFAEYAREFLGPFFGFATGWTYWLMWVVTGMAELTAASIYVHFWFPRMPQWVSALVFLLVLFGVNLISVKIFGEVEFWFSMVKVTAIIGMIVIGLGVLTLGFSDAGDTASVSNLWAHGGIFPNGIGSSLMTLQGVMFAYLAVELVGVTAGESENPEKTLPKAVNTLPWRIIIFYVGALAVILSVVKWTEFSAGESPFVHAFETMGIPLAAGIVNFVVLTAALSSCNSGMYSTGRMLRDLASNGEAPRSFGRLNARRTPAVGIAVSVALMGIGVVLNYVVPEKAFGYVVSVATAAGIWTWMVILVSHIRYRRAVEAGRLPASSFPAPGGARLSWVALVFLVVVTGMIAYDRDSRISLVVGAVWGIGLAAGWAVLRRRDPRLGRSTPDRVDAAG; this is encoded by the coding sequence ATGACCTCGTTGCAGGTCGGCAAGCACGACGGCGAGGCCGGGGGCACCTCGCGGGAAGGCTACGAGCGCGGGCTCGGCAGCCGCCAGGTCCAGATGATCGCCATCGGCGGTGCCATCGGCGTGGGCCTCTTCATGGGGGCGGGGGCGAACATCGCCAAGGCCGGGCCCGGCATCATCCTGATGTACGCCCTGGCGGGCGTCGTCATCTTCTTCATCATGCGGGCGCTGGGCGAACTGCTGCTCTACCGGCCGGTCTCGGGCTCCTTCGCGGAGTACGCCCGCGAGTTCCTCGGCCCGTTCTTCGGGTTCGCCACCGGCTGGACGTACTGGCTCATGTGGGTCGTCACCGGAATGGCGGAACTCACCGCCGCCTCCATCTACGTGCACTTCTGGTTCCCCCGGATGCCGCAGTGGGTCAGCGCCCTGGTGTTCCTCCTGGTGCTCTTCGGCGTCAACCTGATCTCGGTGAAGATCTTCGGCGAGGTCGAGTTCTGGTTCTCGATGGTCAAGGTCACCGCGATCATCGGCATGATCGTGATCGGGCTCGGAGTGCTCACCCTCGGCTTCTCCGACGCCGGTGACACCGCTTCGGTCTCCAACCTCTGGGCACACGGCGGGATCTTCCCCAACGGCATCGGCTCCAGCCTGATGACCCTCCAGGGCGTCATGTTCGCCTATCTGGCCGTCGAACTCGTCGGCGTCACCGCCGGCGAGTCCGAGAACCCCGAGAAGACACTCCCCAAGGCCGTCAACACGCTGCCCTGGCGCATCATCATCTTCTATGTCGGCGCGCTCGCGGTGATCCTCTCCGTCGTGAAGTGGACCGAGTTCTCCGCGGGCGAGAGCCCGTTCGTCCACGCCTTCGAGACGATGGGCATCCCGCTCGCCGCCGGCATCGTCAACTTCGTGGTCCTGACGGCCGCGTTGTCCTCCTGCAACTCGGGCATGTACTCCACCGGCCGCATGCTGCGCGACCTGGCGTCCAACGGTGAGGCGCCCCGGTCCTTCGGACGCCTGAACGCCCGCAGAACCCCGGCCGTCGGCATCGCCGTCTCGGTCGCGCTCATGGGCATCGGCGTGGTCCTGAACTACGTCGTCCCGGAGAAGGCGTTCGGCTACGTAGTCTCCGTGGCCACCGCGGCGGGCATCTGGACGTGGATGGTGATCCTCGTCAGCCATATCCGCTACCGCCGCGCGGTCGAGGCGGGCCGGCTGCCCGCCTCCTCCTTCCCCGCGCCCGGTGGCGCGAGGCTCAGTTGGGTCGCCCTGGTCTTCCTGGTCGTCGTCACGGGCATGATCGCCTACGACAGGGACTCCCGGATCTCCCTGGTGGTGGGCGCGGTCTGGGGCATCGGCCTGGCCGCCGGCTGGGCCGTACTCAGGAGGCGTGACCCGCGCCTCGGCCGGAGCACCCCCGACCGCGTGGACGCCGCGGGCTAG
- a CDS encoding nicotinamidase: MHRALIVVDVQNDFCEGGSLAVSGGADVAAAITDYIGEAQPGYSHVVATRDHHIDPGDHFSEQPDYVDSWPAHCVAGTEGVGFHPNFAPAVACGSIDAVFDKGAHEAAYSGFEGTDENGTSLAEWLRSHDVTEVDIVGIATDHCVRATSLDAVREGFRTHVLLDLTAGVSKETTDRALEEMRQAGVDLSGKPVL; this comes from the coding sequence ATGCACCGCGCATTGATCGTCGTCGACGTTCAGAACGACTTCTGCGAGGGGGGCAGCCTCGCGGTGTCCGGGGGCGCGGACGTCGCCGCCGCCATCACCGACTACATCGGCGAGGCCCAGCCCGGATACAGCCATGTGGTGGCCACCCGGGACCACCACATCGACCCCGGGGACCACTTCTCGGAGCAGCCGGACTACGTGGACTCATGGCCGGCCCACTGCGTCGCCGGGACCGAGGGCGTGGGCTTCCACCCGAACTTCGCGCCCGCGGTCGCCTGCGGCTCGATCGACGCGGTCTTCGACAAGGGCGCCCACGAGGCCGCGTACAGCGGCTTCGAGGGCACCGACGAGAACGGCACGTCCCTGGCGGAGTGGCTGCGCTCCCACGATGTGACCGAGGTCGACATCGTGGGCATCGCCACCGACCACTGTGTGCGCGCCACCTCGCTGGACGCCGTCCGCGAGGGTTTCCGCACCCATGTGCTCCTCGACCTGACCGCCGGAGTCTCGAAGGAGACGACCGACCGGGCCCTGGAGGAGATGCGGCAGGCGGGCGTGGACCTCTCCGGCAAGCCGGTCCTCTGA
- a CDS encoding MFS transporter, whose translation MTTSHTESQTDTPSAQGGKLPMSPLLALCTAAFIGILTEALPAGVLPEMARDLSVSESAAGQTLTIYAIATGLSAIPMSMATATWRRKRLLLIAVTTFAVANVVTAMSSNYALTMVFRLAAGVAAAVVWAELVGYARRLAPPHLAGRAIAITMAGIPLALSLGIPVGTFLGKVFGWRLTFGLVALVSVLLLAWISASVPDHPGQQPGKRASILGALKLPGVVSVLFVVAAYVLAHNILYTYIATFLDEHDMGGSRDIVLLVFGLASMVSIFITGALVDRRLRSLTLGSAVLFLVAAGLLAILADIGAAVYVAMVLWGLGWGGMATLLQTAVTDAGGDRGQALLVTTWNSFMAGGGAVGGILLGALGPDSFPWSVLILLGPVLLVVTGARAHGFPAKRPGMETTTP comes from the coding sequence ATGACAACGTCCCATACAGAATCGCAGACTGACACACCGTCAGCCCAGGGCGGCAAGCTGCCCATGTCGCCGCTGCTGGCCCTGTGCACGGCGGCCTTCATAGGCATCCTCACCGAGGCCCTGCCCGCCGGCGTCCTGCCGGAGATGGCCCGCGACCTCTCCGTCAGCGAGTCCGCCGCCGGCCAGACACTGACGATCTACGCGATCGCCACGGGACTCTCGGCGATCCCCATGTCCATGGCGACGGCGACCTGGCGGCGCAAGAGGCTGCTGCTGATCGCGGTCACGACGTTCGCCGTCGCCAACGTCGTCACCGCCATGTCCTCCAACTACGCCCTGACGATGGTCTTCCGACTGGCCGCCGGTGTGGCCGCGGCCGTGGTGTGGGCCGAACTCGTCGGATACGCGCGCCGGCTGGCACCCCCGCACCTGGCGGGCCGGGCCATCGCGATCACCATGGCCGGTATCCCGCTGGCACTCTCCCTGGGCATCCCCGTGGGCACCTTCCTGGGCAAGGTCTTCGGCTGGCGGCTGACCTTCGGTCTGGTGGCCCTGGTCTCCGTGCTGCTGCTCGCCTGGATCTCCGCCTCGGTACCGGACCACCCCGGGCAGCAGCCCGGGAAGCGGGCGTCGATCCTGGGGGCGCTGAAGCTGCCCGGCGTGGTCTCGGTGCTGTTCGTGGTGGCCGCGTACGTGCTGGCCCACAACATCCTGTACACCTACATCGCCACCTTCCTCGACGAGCACGACATGGGCGGTTCCCGCGACATCGTGCTGCTGGTCTTCGGCCTCGCCTCGATGGTGAGCATCTTCATCACCGGCGCGCTCGTCGACCGCCGGTTGCGGAGTCTGACCCTCGGCAGCGCCGTGCTGTTCCTGGTGGCCGCCGGCCTGCTCGCGATCCTGGCGGACATCGGTGCCGCGGTCTATGTCGCGATGGTGCTGTGGGGCCTGGGCTGGGGCGGTATGGCCACCCTGCTGCAGACCGCCGTCACCGACGCGGGCGGCGACCGGGGGCAGGCCCTGCTGGTCACCACGTGGAACTCATTCATGGCGGGCGGCGGTGCGGTCGGCGGCATCCTGCTCGGCGCCCTCGGCCCCGACTCCTTCCCGTGGAGTGTGCTGATCCTGCTCGGGCCCGTCCTGCTGGTGGTGACCGGCGCCCGTGCTCACGGCTTCCCCGCCAAGCGCCCCGGTATGGAGACGACCACGCCCTGA
- the clpS gene encoding ATP-dependent Clp protease adapter ClpS, giving the protein MGGVTVPLEIEQTRSAEETFAVPEPDVPWVTIVHNDPVNLMSYVTYVFQAYFGYSKDKAHKLMLDVHHKGRAVVSSGTREEMERDVQAMHGYGLWATLSQERQ; this is encoded by the coding sequence ATGGGTGGAGTGACTGTGCCCCTAGAGATCGAGCAGACCCGGTCGGCCGAGGAGACGTTCGCCGTTCCCGAACCCGACGTCCCCTGGGTGACGATCGTCCACAACGATCCGGTCAATCTGATGAGCTATGTCACCTATGTTTTCCAGGCGTACTTCGGCTACTCCAAGGACAAGGCCCACAAGCTGATGCTCGACGTCCACCACAAGGGACGCGCGGTCGTCTCCAGCGGGACCCGCGAGGAAATGGAACGCGACGTGCAGGCCATGCACGGCTACGGGCTGTGGGCGACCCTCTCCCAGGAACGTCAGTGA
- a CDS encoding nicotinate phosphoribosyltransferase, producing the protein MNTADLGLPVSVPSTALFTDQYEFTMLQAALKAGTADRRSVFEVFTRRLPEGRRYGVVAGTGRVLDAVDNFRFDEDVLGFLRDGGIVDEPTIQWLSDYRFGGDIHGYPEGEVYFPGSPIMRVEGSFAECVLLETVILSVLNHDSAIAAAASRMSAAAGDRRLIEMGARRTHELAAVASARAAYIGGFHSTSDLAAGFRYGIPTVGTSAHAFTLLHDTERDAFRAQVDSLGRGTTLLVDTYDVGEAVVAAVEIAGTGLGAVRIDSGDLLMVAHRVRRQLDDLGARDTKIVVTSDLDEYAIASLAAAPVDAYGVGTQLVTGSGHPTCSMVYKLVARAGSADPGAPLVPVAKKSAGGKLSVGGRKWAARRRDEHGVAEAEVLGTGPVPEPLVDRQLLTELVKGGEVVARESLDTARERHTAARAALPISATQLSRGEPVIPTEYLV; encoded by the coding sequence ATGAACACTGCGGATCTGGGTCTGCCGGTCTCCGTGCCGTCGACCGCGCTCTTCACCGACCAGTACGAGTTCACGATGCTGCAGGCGGCGCTGAAGGCGGGCACCGCGGACCGCCGCTCGGTCTTCGAGGTCTTCACCCGGCGGCTGCCCGAGGGCCGCCGCTACGGCGTGGTCGCCGGCACCGGGCGCGTCCTGGACGCCGTGGACAACTTCCGCTTCGACGAGGACGTGCTCGGCTTCCTGCGGGACGGCGGCATCGTGGACGAGCCGACGATCCAGTGGCTGTCCGACTACCGCTTCGGCGGTGACATCCACGGCTACCCGGAGGGCGAGGTCTACTTCCCCGGCTCGCCGATCATGCGCGTGGAGGGCTCCTTCGCGGAGTGCGTGCTGCTGGAGACCGTGATCCTCTCGGTGCTGAACCACGACTCGGCGATCGCGGCCGCCGCCTCCCGGATGTCGGCCGCCGCAGGTGACCGTCGGCTCATCGAGATGGGCGCCCGGCGCACCCACGAGCTCGCCGCCGTCGCCTCCGCACGCGCGGCGTACATCGGGGGCTTCCACTCCACCTCCGACCTCGCCGCGGGCTTCCGCTACGGCATCCCCACGGTGGGCACCAGCGCGCACGCGTTCACCCTTCTGCACGACACCGAGCGGGACGCCTTCCGCGCCCAGGTCGACTCGCTCGGGCGCGGGACGACCCTGCTCGTGGACACCTACGACGTCGGCGAGGCCGTGGTGGCGGCCGTGGAGATCGCCGGCACCGGCCTCGGGGCCGTCCGGATCGACTCGGGGGACCTGCTGATGGTGGCCCACCGGGTGCGCCGGCAGCTCGACGACCTCGGCGCCCGGGACACGAAGATCGTCGTGACGTCCGATCTGGACGAGTACGCGATCGCCTCCCTGGCCGCCGCGCCCGTGGACGCCTACGGTGTGGGTACGCAGCTGGTCACCGGCAGCGGCCATCCCACCTGCTCCATGGTCTACAAGCTGGTCGCCCGGGCCGGGTCCGCCGATCCGGGCGCCCCGCTGGTGCCGGTGGCGAAGAAGTCGGCGGGCGGGAAGCTGTCCGTCGGCGGGCGCAAGTGGGCGGCCCGCAGGCGGGACGAGCACGGCGTCGCCGAGGCCGAGGTGCTCGGCACCGGACCGGTCCCGGAGCCGCTGGTCGACCGGCAGCTGCTGACGGAGCTGGTCAAGGGAGGTGAGGTCGTCGCCCGTGAGTCACTGGACACGGCACGCGAGCGGCACACCGCGGCCCGCGCCGCGCTGCCGATCTCCGCGACCCAGCTGTCCCGCGGTGAACCGGTGATCCCCACGGAGTACCTCGTGTGA
- a CDS encoding fumarylacetoacetate (FAA) hydrolase — protein MSTVFECEYRGVRYAGLGIPAAGEPHTLHRVTDGQLRAALVGGGGPEALRAAVTEATETVEADLGDPELRFLPPLLPTGSNNALINGFMGTHRSKFDRDPEPDEEFTPPNYYIKGFGSWLRMPDEPLITPADPIWLLEEPEVALVYVNDDQGVPHYAGYTFGNDLNDIGLHLKNPWAWTPYAKLCETSLTPWLFPDPPPRQVTGRVVIEREGARAWEGPFSCGADSLYHRVDEMTDYLFSYPALRRPGLVNYLLLGADKATYHDGFRIEDGDRMVIDVTSHGVVLANTVQCGQADSGSA, from the coding sequence ATGTCCACCGTCTTCGAATGCGAGTACCGGGGCGTCCGGTACGCGGGCCTCGGCATACCCGCCGCCGGCGAGCCGCACACGCTGCACCGCGTGACCGACGGGCAGCTGCGCGCGGCCCTCGTCGGCGGCGGGGGCCCCGAGGCGTTGCGCGCAGCCGTGACCGAGGCGACCGAGACCGTCGAGGCCGACCTCGGCGACCCGGAGCTGCGCTTCCTGCCGCCCCTGCTGCCCACGGGCTCCAACAACGCCCTGATCAACGGCTTCATGGGCACCCACCGCTCGAAGTTCGACCGAGACCCGGAGCCCGACGAGGAGTTCACCCCGCCGAACTACTACATCAAGGGCTTCGGCTCGTGGCTGCGGATGCCGGACGAGCCGCTGATCACCCCGGCCGACCCGATCTGGCTGCTGGAGGAGCCGGAGGTGGCGCTCGTGTACGTCAACGACGACCAGGGCGTCCCGCACTACGCCGGCTACACCTTCGGCAACGACCTCAACGACATCGGTCTGCACCTGAAGAACCCGTGGGCCTGGACGCCTTACGCCAAACTCTGCGAGACCTCCCTCACGCCGTGGCTGTTCCCGGACCCGCCGCCGCGGCAGGTGACCGGCAGGGTCGTCATCGAGCGGGAAGGCGCCCGGGCCTGGGAGGGCCCCTTCTCCTGCGGCGCCGACTCCCTCTACCACCGGGTCGACGAGATGACCGACTACCTGTTCTCGTACCCCGCGCTGCGTCGGCCGGGACTGGTCAACTACCTGCTGCTCGGCGCGGACAAGGCCACGTACCACGACGGGTTCCGCATCGAGGACGGCGACCGGATGGTCATCGACGTGACCAGCCACGGTGTCGTGCTGGCCAACACGGTCCAGTGCGGTCAGGCCGACAGCGGCAGCGCGTAG
- a CDS encoding AMP-binding protein has translation MTATTVRTPVSAPTADRMAEYRRRGWWRDETFLDDLRRQARERPRKLAIAGRRLGEARTDTLDYAELARLTDRFAGALLELGVERGDVVAVQLPNRWEMVPLMFACTAVGAVICPIAPVCREEELHHRLALTEARVCVTVAEWDGYPLAETINALRHELPLEHVVVVDGHAPEGAVDFHDHFVSAHWEKQRTGDLEGRALRPDEPFVVLFTSGTTGFSKGVVHSQNTVHSGVRGYADTFLLRDDMVVVVTTPLVHYSGFGQGVLAGVMLGGTIAFQDGPDHVGLLDLVERYGATLLYGPPPTLSGVAAAQQTEPRDVSSLRHTITGAAPVLQELVDELRDTFGARTYSVWGMSEFGPVTITRLDYNQDWAAHSHGRPIDSMEIRIDQCHDAGRRAPVGRLRVRGASQALGYYKQQDAFDSELTSDGWFDTGDVAREDGRGGIRILGRSRDTILRDGIVVPMAELEAILSRHPGVAEAALLGPTGQVDDPILAVAVPRGGARPTLPEIRDHLRDHGQDPRFFPERLEVVDVLPKTLTGKVRKVELRERFSGG, from the coding sequence ATGACGGCCACGACCGTCAGGACCCCGGTCTCCGCGCCGACCGCCGACCGGATGGCGGAGTACCGGCGGCGCGGCTGGTGGCGCGACGAGACCTTCCTCGACGACCTGCGCCGGCAGGCCCGCGAACGGCCCCGCAAGCTCGCCATCGCCGGCCGCCGGCTGGGCGAGGCCCGTACCGACACGCTCGACTACGCCGAACTGGCGCGGCTGACGGACCGGTTCGCCGGCGCGCTGCTCGAACTCGGTGTCGAGCGGGGCGACGTCGTGGCGGTCCAACTGCCCAACCGGTGGGAGATGGTGCCGCTGATGTTCGCCTGCACGGCGGTCGGCGCGGTCATCTGCCCCATCGCCCCGGTCTGCCGGGAGGAGGAACTGCACCACCGCCTCGCGCTCACCGAGGCCCGGGTGTGCGTCACCGTCGCGGAGTGGGACGGCTATCCGCTCGCCGAAACCATCAACGCCCTGCGCCACGAACTTCCCCTGGAACACGTGGTGGTGGTGGACGGCCACGCCCCCGAGGGCGCGGTGGACTTCCACGACCACTTCGTCTCGGCGCACTGGGAGAAGCAGCGCACGGGCGATCTGGAGGGCCGGGCCCTGCGGCCGGACGAGCCTTTCGTGGTGCTGTTCACCTCCGGCACCACGGGCTTCTCCAAGGGCGTGGTGCACAGTCAGAACACCGTGCACTCCGGGGTGCGTGGCTATGCCGACACCTTCCTGCTCCGCGACGACATGGTGGTGGTGGTCACCACCCCGCTCGTGCACTACTCGGGCTTCGGCCAGGGCGTCCTCGCCGGAGTGATGCTCGGCGGGACCATCGCCTTCCAGGACGGCCCGGACCACGTCGGGCTGCTGGACCTGGTGGAGCGGTACGGTGCCACGCTCCTCTACGGGCCACCGCCCACGCTGTCCGGCGTCGCGGCCGCCCAGCAGACCGAGCCCCGCGACGTCTCCAGCCTGCGGCACACCATCACCGGCGCTGCGCCGGTGCTTCAGGAACTGGTCGACGAGTTGCGCGACACCTTCGGCGCCCGCACGTACTCGGTGTGGGGCATGTCGGAGTTCGGCCCGGTCACCATCACCCGGCTCGACTACAACCAGGACTGGGCCGCGCACAGCCACGGTCGGCCGATCGACTCCATGGAGATCCGGATCGACCAGTGCCACGACGCCGGCAGGCGCGCCCCCGTGGGCCGGCTGCGGGTGCGGGGCGCGTCGCAGGCACTCGGCTACTACAAGCAACAGGACGCCTTCGACTCCGAGCTGACCTCGGACGGCTGGTTCGACACCGGGGACGTGGCGCGCGAGGACGGCCGGGGCGGTATCCGCATCCTGGGGCGGTCCAGGGACACGATCCTGCGAGACGGAATCGTCGTTCCGATGGCCGAACTGGAGGCGATCCTCTCCCGGCACCCGGGAGTGGCCGAAGCGGCCCTCCTCGGCCCCACCGGGCAGGTGGACGACCCGATCCTGGCGGTCGCCGTTCCCCGGGGCGGCGCCCGGCCCACCCTGCCGGAGATCCGGGACCATCTGCGCGACCACGGTCAGGACCCGCGCTTCTTCCCGGAGCGCCTGGAAGTGGTCGACGTGCTGCCCAAGACCCTGACGGGCAAGGTCCGCAAGGTCGAACTCCGGGAACGCTTCTCCGGCGGCTGA
- a CDS encoding pyridoxal phosphate-dependent aminotransferase, translated as MSEPVPVAMSATLAADEALARRRRAGEEVLSLASGEIGLPVLTVLRERLAEASGRNAYGPVAGSRELRAAAAGYWARRGLDTDPDLVVSGPGSKPLLFALLPAVGGDVVMPVPSWVSYAAQARLAGRRPIAVPTLPGQGGVPDPEALRARVAQARAEGLDPRCVVVTLPDNPTGTIADPATVQRLGEAARELDLIIISDEIYCDLVFDPADRAVSPAVFAPERTVVTTGLTKNLALGGWRTGVARLPDGPAGREVRGRLLAIASQIWSSTAAPVQAAAAYALTEPPEVVEWVATARRLHGTVVRAVADRFTAAGAVLAPVRATCYLYPDFEPLRDHLGAAHGVHDGDALAALLARRHGVGLLPGSAFGESRRPLRVRAATSRLYGETDAERTEALSAEDPLRLPWIRRSLDRVAEVLDDLTR; from the coding sequence ATGTCCGAACCCGTGCCGGTGGCCATGTCGGCCACCCTGGCCGCCGACGAGGCCCTGGCCCGTCGCCGGCGTGCCGGGGAAGAGGTCCTGTCCCTGGCCAGTGGTGAGATCGGCCTGCCGGTCCTGACCGTACTGCGGGAACGACTCGCCGAGGCATCGGGCCGCAACGCCTACGGTCCGGTCGCGGGAAGCCGGGAACTGCGCGCTGCCGCCGCCGGGTACTGGGCGCGCCGGGGCCTGGACACCGACCCGGACCTGGTCGTCTCCGGGCCGGGCAGCAAACCGCTGCTCTTCGCGCTGCTGCCGGCGGTCGGCGGGGATGTCGTGATGCCCGTACCGAGCTGGGTCAGCTACGCGGCGCAGGCCAGGCTGGCCGGGAGGCGGCCGATCGCGGTCCCCACCCTGCCGGGCCAGGGCGGCGTACCCGATCCGGAGGCGCTGCGCGCGAGGGTGGCCCAGGCACGCGCCGAAGGTCTCGACCCGCGGTGTGTGGTGGTCACCCTGCCCGACAACCCGACCGGCACCATCGCGGACCCCGCCACCGTCCAGCGCCTCGGCGAGGCGGCCCGGGAACTGGATCTGATCATCATCTCCGACGAGATCTACTGCGATCTGGTCTTCGACCCGGCGGACCGGGCGGTCTCCCCGGCCGTCTTCGCACCCGAACGGACCGTGGTCACCACCGGCCTGACCAAGAACCTGGCACTGGGCGGCTGGCGGACGGGAGTGGCCCGGCTCCCGGACGGGCCGGCCGGGCGCGAGGTCCGCGGCAGGCTGCTCGCGATCGCCAGCCAGATCTGGTCGAGTACCGCCGCCCCCGTGCAGGCCGCGGCGGCGTACGCCCTCACCGAACCCCCCGAGGTGGTCGAGTGGGTCGCCACCGCCCGGAGGCTGCACGGGACCGTGGTCCGCGCGGTGGCCGACCGGTTCACCGCCGCCGGTGCCGTCCTGGCTCCGGTACGGGCGACCTGCTACCTCTACCCCGACTTCGAGCCGTTGCGGGACCATCTCGGCGCCGCGCACGGAGTGCACGACGGCGACGCGCTCGCCGCTCTGCTCGCACGGCGCCACGGCGTGGGCCTGCTGCCCGGCAGCGCCTTCGGCGAGTCCCGGCGGCCCCTGCGGGTCCGGGCCGCCACCAGCCGGCTCTACGGCGAGACCGACGCCGAACGCACCGAAGCCCTGTCGGCCGAGGACCCCCTCCGACTGCCCTGGATCCGGCGGTCCCTGGACCGTGTCGCCGAGGTCCTGGACGACCTGACGCGCTGA
- a CDS encoding LmeA family phospholipid-binding protein, with translation MTRRPGGGRHRRWLWVSLVAALLLVALPAADRVCAALAEKRIAERIAARQHELSGTPQVTVGGFPFLLGAARGAFPTVEVRADATTKEGRRVRATVELRDVAQRDGGYEAASADAGFTAPFDSLGEGLGAGATLSADGAGRLRVETGILGLPLTVVAEPRLTGRTISLVPVAASFAGRPVDPAGPRISAAFADRKVVVPELPAGLTPTRVSVDDAGVTLHARGDDVRLT, from the coding sequence ATGACGCGGCGCCCCGGTGGCGGCCGCCACCGGAGATGGCTGTGGGTGTCCCTGGTGGCGGCCCTGCTGCTCGTCGCGCTGCCGGCCGCCGACCGTGTCTGCGCGGCTCTCGCCGAGAAGCGGATCGCGGAGCGGATCGCCGCACGTCAGCATGAGCTGTCCGGCACCCCGCAGGTGACCGTCGGCGGCTTCCCCTTCCTGCTGGGCGCGGCCCGCGGAGCGTTTCCGACTGTGGAGGTGCGGGCGGACGCCACGACCAAGGAGGGCCGGCGGGTGCGGGCGACGGTGGAACTGCGCGATGTCGCCCAGCGGGACGGCGGGTACGAGGCGGCGTCCGCCGACGCCGGCTTCACGGCACCGTTCGACTCCCTGGGTGAGGGACTCGGGGCAGGCGCCACGCTCTCGGCGGACGGAGCCGGTCGGCTGCGTGTGGAGACCGGGATCCTGGGCCTCCCCCTGACCGTCGTGGCCGAGCCGCGGCTGACCGGGCGCACGATCTCCCTGGTGCCGGTCGCGGCCTCGTTCGCTGGCCGGCCGGTCGATCCCGCCGGCCCCCGGATCTCGGCGGCCTTCGCCGACAGGAAGGTCGTCGTACCGGAACTGCCCGCCGGCCTCACCCCGACCCGCGTCTCTGTCGACGACGCGGGGGTGACGCTCCACGCCCGGGGCGACGACGTCCGGCTGACATGA